GAAGTGCTGAGACCAACGATGGGGATTTTGACGTACTCTGCCATCTCCTTGATCGTCAGCAAAACTTTAAAGCCCCTTTGTTCGGCGCGGTATTCGAATGGGCTGTTGACCACCGTGGCATCCACCGAACCGCCGAGCAGGGCGGCGAAGCGCGCGTCGGGGCTACCGGCGATGGACAGCAGCGTGACATCTTTGTTGGGATCGAGGCCGTTGCGGCTAAGCAATTGATAGATGGCGAAATCCGCCGAGCTGCCAAAAGTGTTGATCGCCAGCCGTTTGCCTTTGAGATCCTTGACGCTGTTGATGTCGGGACGGGAGATGATCGCGTAGCCGCTCGATTTCACCGTGGCGGCGACGATTTTCACCGGCAGGCCGCGGACTGCCGCGCCGGCGATGAACGGCATGATCGTAACATAGTCGAGCTCGTTGGAGAGCAGCGCGTTGAGCATCAGATTCGTTCCCTGAAACTGAATGTAGCGCGGTTTGAGTCCTTCCTTTTCGAAAAAGCCGCGCTCCATGGCGACGCGATCCGGCAGCGCGGTCCAAGCCGAACCGCCGGTCCAGCCAATGTTCAATACTTTAGGCTCGGCGCACAGCGCCAACCCAACTTGGACTAGGACCGATAGGACAAATATCAATGATCGTAGAACTCTCATCGACCTGCTCATGCGCTGGCGGCTTTTTTCTGTTCGGACGGCGCTAGATGTTTAGCGAAAAACTCCTGCGACCGCTGCCATGAAATTTTATCCGCTTCGGGGCGGTAGCCGTCCCAGCCGGCGCGGTTAAAGCCGTGCGGCGCATTATCGTAAAAATAAAATTCATGGGATTTGCCGAGGCGATTGAGTTCGGCGTCGAGTTTGCGCATTTCATCGGGCGGCGGATTTTTATC
The Deltaproteobacteria bacterium genome window above contains:
- a CDS encoding ABC transporter substrate-binding protein; protein product: MSRSMRVLRSLIFVLSVLVQVGLALCAEPKVLNIGWTGGSAWTALPDRVAMERGFFEKEGLKPRYIQFQGTNLMLNALLSNELDYVTIMPFIAGAAVRGLPVKIVAATVKSSGYAIISRPDINSVKDLKGKRLAINTFGSSADFAIYQLLSRNGLDPNKDVTLLSIAGSPDARFAALLGGSVDATVVNSPFEYRAEQRGFKVLLTIKEMAEYVKIPIVGLSTSQRKIDKEPDEIVRMLRPLRNAILFLQNQREIGAGLVEKLLKLDRPVAERFYNLYREQFNPDLTVPDSVVEEWISVGTFRAKEKIAVKTQTVVDWSFAERAKR